A genomic window from Arthrobacter sp. FW305-BF8 includes:
- a CDS encoding HNH endonuclease — MNGFGESEQALAAVTGAGTLLAAAFPGAAVLHADPYNGLPYDDDLGAAYPASFPEDPFPEVLFADRPFDEDLFDGSAFHDVSFHDSVSSSAAASGWFLPAADLTADNAGLIDQVRAYENIKCWAAGQQARLSVTFEARLRQKSTDRPPLAAEDLGKDRGKDQGLGAAEQIALARGESPNRGHRLLGTAKALTQMPHTLAALDTGQLNEERVIHIAKETACLSPADRTAVDEELAADTGTFVGAGTRTVIAAVRAAAIRRDHRSVAQRASHAASERRVSLRPAPDCMTYLTALLPVHEGVAVLAALTRHADSLRAGGDPRSHDQIKADTLVEWTTGTPGGITGIELNLVMTDRTLLQGDSEPARIPGYGTVPGDWARNLVTTEQPKGVEELKTWVRRLYTAPGTGDLVAMDSRRRLFPAPLRRFIQLRDDTCRTPFCDAPIRHHDHIIPWHSDGPTTLANGAGLCEACNHTKELPGWKAQPRPGPRQTIEITTPTGHTYRSTAPPLPGTRLPGSGLSGSCPDGISHHGSSDP; from the coding sequence ATGAATGGATTTGGGGAATCGGAGCAGGCTCTGGCGGCCGTTACCGGCGCCGGCACTCTGCTGGCTGCCGCGTTCCCTGGCGCCGCGGTTCTCCACGCCGACCCGTACAACGGGCTTCCGTATGACGATGACCTCGGCGCCGCGTATCCGGCATCCTTTCCGGAGGATCCGTTTCCAGAGGTTCTGTTTGCCGACCGCCCCTTCGACGAGGACCTCTTTGACGGCAGTGCTTTTCACGACGTCTCTTTCCACGACAGCGTTTCCTCGAGCGCTGCTGCCTCGGGCTGGTTTCTCCCGGCAGCTGACCTCACCGCCGACAATGCCGGGCTGATCGACCAAGTCCGAGCCTACGAGAACATCAAGTGCTGGGCCGCCGGGCAACAGGCACGGCTTTCTGTGACCTTCGAGGCCCGGCTCCGCCAGAAATCCACCGACCGGCCGCCACTGGCCGCCGAGGACCTGGGCAAGGACCGCGGCAAAGACCAGGGCCTGGGCGCGGCCGAGCAGATCGCGCTGGCCCGGGGCGAATCCCCAAACCGCGGGCACCGGCTCCTCGGCACCGCAAAAGCCCTGACACAGATGCCCCACACCCTGGCCGCGCTGGACACCGGGCAGCTGAACGAAGAGCGGGTCATCCACATCGCGAAAGAGACCGCCTGTCTGAGTCCGGCGGACCGGACTGCCGTCGACGAAGAACTAGCCGCCGACACCGGCACTTTCGTTGGTGCCGGCACCCGGACCGTCATCGCCGCTGTCCGCGCGGCCGCCATCCGCAGAGACCACCGCTCCGTGGCCCAACGCGCAAGCCATGCCGCCTCGGAGCGCAGGGTCAGCCTGCGCCCGGCACCCGACTGCATGACCTACCTGACTGCGCTGCTGCCCGTCCACGAAGGCGTCGCCGTCCTCGCGGCACTGACCCGGCACGCCGACTCGCTCCGGGCCGGCGGAGACCCGCGCTCCCACGACCAGATCAAAGCCGACACCCTGGTCGAATGGACCACCGGCACGCCCGGAGGCATCACCGGCATCGAACTCAACCTCGTCATGACCGACCGCACCCTCTTGCAGGGCGACAGCGAACCCGCCCGGATCCCCGGCTACGGCACCGTCCCCGGAGACTGGGCCCGGAACCTGGTGACCACCGAACAGCCCAAGGGAGTTGAGGAGCTCAAGACCTGGGTCCGGCGGCTCTACACCGCACCCGGGACCGGCGACCTGGTGGCCATGGACTCGCGGCGGCGTCTCTTCCCGGCACCACTGCGCCGCTTCATCCAACTCCGCGACGACACCTGCCGCACCCCCTTCTGCGACGCCCCAATCCGCCACCACGACCACATCATCCCCTGGCACAGCGACGGCCCCACCACCCTGGCCAACGGCGCGGGCCTGTGCGAAGCCTGCAACCACACCAAAGAACTCCCCGGCTGGAAAGCCCAACCCAGGCCAGGACCGAGGCAGACCATCGAAATCACCACACCCACGGGTCACACCTACCGCTCCACCGCGCCTCCGCTGCCGGGTACCCGGTTACCTGGAAGCGGACTATCGGGAAGCTGTCCGGATGGAATCAGTCACCATGGGTCCAGCGATCCTTGA
- a CDS encoding DUF7455 domain-containing protein, translated as MTTAVADRTLTAADRCDRCGAQAYVRVVLESSGGELLFCAHHSRAVEATLRPLSSDWHDETDRLHEKAPVPVD; from the coding sequence ATGACAACAGCAGTTGCCGACCGCACGCTAACCGCAGCTGACCGGTGTGACCGTTGCGGAGCGCAGGCATACGTCCGGGTTGTACTCGAGTCCTCCGGAGGTGAGCTGCTCTTCTGCGCCCACCATTCACGCGCCGTCGAAGCGACCCTTAGGCCGCTGAGCTCCGACTGGCACGATGAGACGGACCGGCTGCACGAAAAGGCACCGGTTCCGGTCGACTAG
- a CDS encoding DNA gyrase/topoisomerase IV subunit B: MAPSSDYTARHLSVLEGLEAVRKRPGMYIGSTDSRGLMHCLWEIIDNSVDEALAGFGHDIRIILHADNSVEIHDDGRGIPVDVEPKTGLTGVEVVFTKLHAGGKFGGGSYTASGGLHGVGASVVNALSARLDAEVDRGGKTYRMSFRRGEPGRFNDNGRPNPIATFAPFVEDSVLDVVGKAKRGVTGTRIRYWADTQIFTADARFSYEELTARARQTSFLVPGLKITVRDERKLPGTPGELGAHEEVFHHDGGISEFVEFLAADSGVTDVWRLHGAGKFKETVPVLDEKGHSKIAEVERDCEVDVALRWGIGYDTTVRSFVNIISTPKGGTHQAGFEQALVKTFRKTVEANARKLKAGNDKIEKDDIFAGLTAVLTVRLAEPQFEGQTKEILGTSAVKAIVARVVEKEIAAKLNSSNRNDKAQSALLLEKIVSEMKSRISARVHKETQRRKTALETSSMPTKLADCRTDDVARSELFIVEGDSALGTAKLARSSDFQALLPIRGKILNVQKASVGDMLSNAECAALIQVVGAGSGRSFAIEAARYGKVILMTDADVDGAHIRTLLLTLFFRYMRPMVEEGRVFAAVPPLHRVEVINAGQKANEMVYTYSEAELHTLLAKLAAEGRKYKEPIQRYKGLGEMDAEQLAETTMDPRHRMLRKVNIENAQQAEATFDLLMGSDVAPRKDFIIAGASSLDRERIDA, translated from the coding sequence GTGGCACCGAGTTCTGATTACACCGCCCGCCACCTTTCGGTGCTGGAGGGGCTGGAGGCCGTGCGCAAACGCCCCGGCATGTACATCGGATCCACGGACTCCCGCGGCCTCATGCACTGCCTTTGGGAAATCATTGACAACTCCGTCGACGAGGCGCTGGCCGGCTTCGGCCACGACATCAGAATCATCCTGCACGCGGACAACTCCGTAGAGATCCACGACGACGGCCGCGGCATTCCCGTCGACGTCGAACCAAAGACCGGCCTCACCGGCGTCGAGGTGGTCTTCACCAAACTGCACGCGGGCGGCAAGTTCGGCGGCGGCTCCTACACCGCCTCCGGCGGCCTGCACGGCGTCGGGGCCTCCGTCGTCAACGCGCTCTCCGCACGTCTCGACGCGGAGGTGGACCGCGGCGGCAAGACCTACAGGATGTCATTCCGTCGGGGGGAGCCCGGCCGCTTCAACGACAACGGCCGGCCCAACCCCATTGCCACCTTCGCTCCGTTCGTCGAAGACTCTGTCCTCGACGTCGTCGGCAAGGCGAAGCGCGGAGTCACCGGAACGCGTATCCGCTACTGGGCGGACACACAGATCTTCACCGCGGACGCCCGGTTCTCCTACGAGGAACTCACCGCCCGGGCCCGTCAAACCTCCTTCCTGGTGCCCGGCCTGAAGATCACCGTCCGGGATGAGCGCAAGCTCCCCGGCACGCCCGGTGAACTGGGAGCGCACGAGGAAGTGTTCCACCACGACGGCGGCATCTCCGAGTTCGTGGAATTCCTCGCCGCAGACTCCGGGGTCACGGACGTCTGGCGCCTGCACGGCGCAGGCAAGTTCAAGGAAACAGTCCCCGTGCTGGATGAGAAGGGCCACAGCAAGATTGCGGAAGTTGAACGCGACTGCGAAGTGGACGTCGCACTGCGCTGGGGGATCGGCTACGACACCACTGTCCGCAGCTTCGTAAACATCATCTCCACGCCGAAGGGCGGCACCCACCAGGCCGGCTTCGAGCAGGCCCTCGTGAAGACCTTTCGGAAGACCGTGGAAGCCAACGCGCGGAAACTGAAGGCCGGCAACGACAAGATCGAGAAAGACGACATCTTCGCCGGGCTCACGGCCGTCCTGACCGTGCGCCTCGCCGAGCCGCAGTTCGAGGGCCAGACGAAGGAAATCCTCGGCACCTCTGCGGTCAAGGCCATCGTGGCCCGGGTGGTGGAGAAGGAGATCGCGGCCAAGCTTAACTCCTCCAACCGCAACGACAAGGCCCAGTCGGCGCTGCTGTTGGAAAAGATCGTCAGCGAGATGAAGTCGCGCATCTCCGCCCGCGTGCACAAAGAAACGCAGCGCCGGAAGACCGCGCTCGAGACGTCGTCGATGCCCACTAAGCTGGCTGACTGCCGCACCGACGACGTTGCCCGCTCCGAACTGTTCATCGTGGAGGGCGACTCGGCTCTCGGCACCGCCAAACTGGCGCGCTCCTCCGACTTCCAGGCACTGCTGCCGATCCGCGGCAAGATCCTCAACGTCCAGAAGGCCTCCGTGGGCGACATGCTCTCCAACGCAGAGTGCGCGGCCCTCATCCAGGTGGTCGGGGCCGGCTCTGGACGCAGCTTCGCGATCGAGGCAGCGCGCTACGGGAAGGTCATCCTGATGACCGATGCCGACGTCGACGGCGCACACATCCGCACGCTGCTGCTCACCCTGTTCTTCCGCTACATGCGGCCCATGGTGGAGGAGGGCCGGGTCTTCGCGGCCGTCCCGCCGCTGCACCGGGTGGAAGTCATCAACGCCGGCCAAAAGGCCAACGAGATGGTTTACACCTATTCCGAGGCTGAACTGCACACCCTGCTGGCGAAGCTCGCCGCCGAGGGCAGGAAGTACAAGGAACCCATCCAGCGCTACAAGGGCCTTGGCGAGATGGACGCCGAGCAGTTGGCGGAGACCACCATGGACCCCCGGCACCGCATGCTCCGCAAGGTGAACATCGAGAACGCCCAGCAGGCGGAAGCCACCTTCGACCTCCTGATGGGGTCGGATGTCGCGCCGCGCAAGGACTTCATCATCGCCGGTGCGTCCAGCCTGGACCGCGAACGCATCGACGCCTGA
- a CDS encoding M56 family metallopeptidase yields the protein MFWTSYFLAVLAIVLAWPVPILLSRAHWPARDPFTAMVLWQAIGLAGGLSMIGAMLVYGLEPVGDNLLAGLRALAGMVLFAAPTTALGFWHLFALSAAALLTAHLVFTLLLTYYKIERQRRRHRELLALLASPSDDGPGTVVINHDSPVAYCLPGGARSVTVLSDGLMAALEPAELRAVLIHENAHLTQRHHLLLWAFAAWRQALPWLPTTRLAQEAVNSLIEMLADDVALKTESKATLIKAIAIVASGSAAPQGAAVVEPAGFAAASLQLPDGAGGAGPASTTATRVSRLLSPRPPLAGGLRAAVLAVCALLLAMPTALLIVPGLLG from the coding sequence ATGTTCTGGACCTCATATTTCCTGGCGGTCCTGGCGATAGTACTGGCCTGGCCGGTACCTATCCTTCTTTCGCGCGCCCACTGGCCGGCGCGCGACCCTTTCACGGCTATGGTGCTGTGGCAGGCCATCGGCCTTGCCGGCGGGCTGTCCATGATCGGCGCCATGCTGGTGTACGGTCTCGAACCCGTTGGCGACAACCTCCTGGCAGGGCTGCGCGCGCTGGCAGGCATGGTGCTGTTTGCAGCGCCCACCACCGCGCTGGGATTCTGGCATCTATTCGCGCTTTCCGCGGCGGCGCTACTGACAGCGCACCTCGTCTTCACGCTGCTGCTGACCTATTACAAGATTGAGCGCCAGCGCAGGCGCCACCGCGAGCTGCTGGCCCTCCTGGCATCGCCGTCCGACGACGGGCCCGGCACGGTGGTCATCAACCACGATTCCCCGGTGGCCTACTGCCTGCCAGGTGGCGCCCGCTCCGTGACGGTGCTCTCTGACGGGCTTATGGCGGCCCTTGAACCGGCGGAGCTGCGTGCCGTCCTGATCCATGAAAACGCGCACCTGACCCAGCGCCACCACCTGCTGCTGTGGGCGTTCGCTGCCTGGCGCCAGGCACTGCCGTGGCTGCCCACCACACGCCTCGCCCAGGAAGCCGTGAACTCCCTGATTGAGATGCTGGCGGACGACGTCGCCCTCAAGACGGAGAGCAAGGCGACTTTGATCAAAGCGATAGCCATCGTCGCCAGCGGTTCGGCAGCACCCCAGGGGGCCGCCGTCGTCGAACCAGCTGGCTTTGCGGCGGCAAGCCTGCAGCTGCCGGATGGTGCCGGCGGCGCCGGCCCGGCAAGTACGACGGCGACACGCGTCAGCCGCCTTCTCTCACCCCGGCCGCCGCTGGCCGGCGGCCTCCGCGCAGCCGTTCTTGCCGTGTGCGCGCTGCTGCTGGCGATGCCCACCGCCCTGCTGATCGTTCCCGGCCTGCTGGGCTGA
- a CDS encoding BlaI/MecI/CopY family transcriptional regulator, with protein MASLGELERAVMDLLWAGHEAATANTLRDLLAQSTAAHGGAAGHEGKDLAVTTVLTVLSRLEKKGLVERERGTRPHRYQAVSSREDHTAELMHEVLGSAPDREAVLARFIGSVTESEAETLRKLLGHS; from the coding sequence ATGGCAAGTCTTGGGGAACTCGAACGCGCAGTCATGGACCTGCTCTGGGCGGGCCATGAAGCAGCCACGGCCAACACGCTGCGGGACCTGCTTGCGCAGAGCACGGCAGCGCATGGCGGAGCAGCTGGGCACGAGGGCAAGGACCTGGCGGTAACCACCGTACTCACGGTCCTTTCGCGTCTCGAAAAGAAGGGCCTCGTGGAACGCGAACGCGGCACCCGGCCGCACCGCTACCAGGCTGTGTCCAGCCGCGAAGACCACACCGCCGAACTCATGCACGAAGTGCTGGGATCCGCCCCGGACCGCGAGGCCGTGCTGGCCCGGTTCATCGGATCCGTGACGGAGAGTGAAGCCGAGACCCTGCGCAAACTGCTTGGCCACAGCTAA
- a CDS encoding cytochrome ubiquinol oxidase subunit I yields MDALEIARWQFGITTVYHFMMVPLTIGLGLVVAVMQTTWHRTGNPAYLRMTKFWGKLFLINFIMGVATGIVQEFQFGMAWSEYSRFVGDVFGAPLALEALLAFFVESTFLGLWIFGWKQLKQGVHLACLWIAVVGSFFSAYFIIVANSWMQHPVGVTMIDGRPVMTDAWAVFTNNTALVAVPHTLFGALAVAGGFLLGIAWYHLWRRRRDGIDTVGADGKVIAGEAAIPGRDRTDYTVWIKSLRIGAVVAMISFAGTALTGDLQGKLMFEQQPMKMAAAEAACHDGTGFSVLSVGNVGSRNCDDIVALIEVPGILSYLAKGDFTTEVKGVNSLLDQYKSDYGTHLPDNPIYGDRAGQEIEYVPVMEVTYWGFRAMIGFGGLAALAALVALWLTRKGTVPESRWLMRLAVFGILAPFGANAAGWIFTEMGRQPFVVAPNPDLNGIDQVFMFTAAAVSPGVSAGEILTSLIVLTLIYAVLLVVEVKLLVKYVRGGVASAMPELVHAPVDENEDATPRGGPDKPGTSDDVLAFAY; encoded by the coding sequence TTGGACGCCTTGGAAATCGCACGCTGGCAATTCGGAATCACCACCGTCTACCACTTCATGATGGTGCCGCTGACAATCGGCCTGGGCCTAGTGGTCGCAGTGATGCAGACGACCTGGCACCGCACCGGGAATCCGGCCTATCTGCGCATGACCAAGTTCTGGGGGAAGCTCTTCCTCATCAATTTCATCATGGGCGTGGCCACGGGCATCGTCCAGGAGTTCCAGTTCGGCATGGCCTGGAGCGAGTACAGCCGGTTCGTGGGCGACGTCTTCGGTGCACCACTGGCCCTTGAGGCACTCCTCGCCTTCTTCGTCGAGTCGACCTTCTTGGGCCTGTGGATCTTCGGCTGGAAACAGCTCAAGCAGGGCGTCCACCTCGCGTGCCTCTGGATCGCCGTGGTGGGCTCGTTTTTCTCCGCGTACTTCATCATCGTGGCCAACAGCTGGATGCAGCACCCCGTCGGCGTCACGATGATTGACGGCCGCCCGGTCATGACCGACGCCTGGGCCGTCTTCACCAACAACACCGCGCTGGTGGCCGTGCCGCACACGCTCTTCGGTGCCCTTGCCGTGGCCGGCGGATTCCTGCTGGGCATCGCCTGGTACCACCTCTGGCGCCGGCGCCGCGACGGCATCGACACCGTCGGGGCCGACGGCAAGGTCATTGCCGGTGAGGCCGCGATCCCGGGCCGCGACCGCACCGACTACACGGTGTGGATCAAGTCTCTGCGGATCGGCGCCGTGGTCGCCATGATCTCCTTTGCCGGAACTGCCCTCACCGGAGACCTGCAGGGCAAGCTGATGTTCGAGCAGCAGCCCATGAAGATGGCCGCCGCCGAGGCCGCCTGCCACGACGGTACGGGATTCTCCGTCCTGAGCGTCGGCAACGTCGGCTCCCGCAACTGCGATGACATCGTGGCGCTGATCGAGGTGCCGGGCATCCTCTCCTACCTCGCCAAGGGCGACTTCACCACCGAGGTCAAGGGCGTCAACAGCCTGCTGGACCAGTACAAGTCCGACTACGGCACGCACCTTCCTGACAACCCCATCTACGGCGACCGCGCCGGCCAGGAGATCGAGTACGTGCCGGTCATGGAGGTCACCTACTGGGGCTTCCGGGCCATGATCGGGTTCGGCGGCCTGGCTGCCCTCGCCGCCCTGGTGGCACTCTGGCTGACCCGCAAGGGGACCGTTCCCGAGTCGCGCTGGCTGATGCGGCTGGCCGTGTTCGGCATCCTGGCTCCCTTCGGTGCCAACGCCGCGGGCTGGATCTTCACGGAAATGGGCCGCCAGCCCTTCGTGGTGGCCCCCAACCCCGACCTCAACGGCATCGACCAAGTGTTCATGTTCACGGCCGCGGCTGTTTCGCCAGGGGTTTCCGCCGGCGAAATCCTGACGTCCCTCATTGTCCTCACCCTGATCTACGCGGTGCTCCTCGTGGTGGAGGTGAAGCTCCTCGTGAAGTACGTCCGGGGCGGCGTGGCCTCGGCTATGCCCGAACTGGTCCACGCGCCGGTGGACGAGAACGAGGACGCCACACCCCGCGGCGGACCGGACAAGCCCGGAACCTCCGACGACGTCCTGGCCTTCGCCTACTAA
- the cydB gene encoding cytochrome d ubiquinol oxidase subunit II produces MELLPTIWFIAIAVLWTGYLFLEGFDLGVGMLMKIFARNNTERRVLLNTIGPVWDGNEVWLLTAAGATFAAFPFWYASLFSALYLPLLLVLVALIFRAVAFEYRGKVDTDRWRNTWDWAIAVGSFLAAFGVGAALGLTTTGLPLDANGDRDGGPFAWFSWYAVLGGLAVVCFALLHALAFLALKTDGDVRHRARQWFVRLLPVLLLPMAGWAIGVQVLRGEAWTLVVLAVAVIAAAVAWAQARKGNEGRAFLATGVFLLGGSASIFGAVFPVVLPSTIDPAFNLTIANASSSDYTLGLMSIVACVGLPLVIAYQAWTYWVFRRRVSAAHIPEAHSFLPAVAAKAFIRKD; encoded by the coding sequence ATGGAACTGCTGCCAACCATCTGGTTCATTGCCATCGCCGTCCTGTGGACCGGCTACCTCTTCCTGGAGGGGTTCGACCTTGGGGTCGGGATGCTGATGAAGATCTTTGCCCGCAACAACACCGAACGCCGGGTGCTCCTCAACACCATCGGCCCGGTCTGGGACGGAAACGAAGTCTGGCTTCTTACCGCCGCCGGCGCCACCTTCGCGGCCTTCCCGTTCTGGTACGCCTCCCTGTTTTCCGCCCTGTACCTGCCGCTGCTGCTGGTCCTGGTCGCGCTGATCTTCCGCGCGGTGGCGTTCGAGTACCGCGGGAAGGTGGACACCGACCGCTGGCGGAACACCTGGGACTGGGCGATCGCCGTCGGGTCCTTCCTGGCCGCCTTCGGCGTTGGCGCCGCGCTGGGCCTGACCACCACCGGACTGCCGCTGGACGCCAACGGCGACCGCGACGGTGGCCCGTTCGCCTGGTTCAGCTGGTACGCCGTGCTGGGAGGCCTGGCGGTGGTCTGCTTTGCCCTGCTGCACGCCCTGGCGTTCCTGGCACTGAAGACCGACGGCGACGTGCGGCACCGCGCCCGGCAGTGGTTTGTGCGGCTGCTTCCTGTCCTGCTCCTTCCGATGGCGGGCTGGGCCATCGGCGTGCAGGTCCTCCGCGGTGAAGCCTGGACGCTGGTTGTCCTCGCGGTGGCCGTGATTGCCGCGGCTGTGGCCTGGGCCCAGGCCCGGAAGGGAAACGAAGGCCGGGCCTTCCTGGCGACGGGTGTGTTCCTGCTGGGCGGCTCCGCTTCCATCTTCGGGGCTGTGTTCCCGGTGGTCCTCCCGTCCACCATCGACCCCGCGTTCAACCTCACCATCGCCAACGCCTCGTCCTCGGACTACACCCTCGGTCTGATGAGCATCGTGGCGTGCGTCGGGCTCCCGCTGGTGATCGCCTACCAGGCGTGGACGTACTGGGTGTTCCGCCGCCGCGTCAGCGCCGCCCACATCCCGGAGGCGCACAGCTTCCTGCCCGCGGTCGCCGCCAAAGCATTCATCAGGAAAGACTGA